In the genome of Vicia villosa cultivar HV-30 ecotype Madison, WI linkage group LG7, Vvil1.0, whole genome shotgun sequence, one region contains:
- the LOC131618188 gene encoding auxin-binding protein ABP19a-like, whose product MKIIHILFLFTLLSFTTTYASVNDFCVANTNAPDTPTGYHCKPLANITSDDFVFHGFVAGNTNNSFNAALSSAFVTDFPGLNGLGISAARLDIAEGGSIPAHTHPGATELLIMVQGEITAGFFTTSAVYSKALKPGDLMVFPQGMLHFQVNSGIGQATAFLAFSSANPGAQLLDLLLFSNNLSSEIVAQTTFLDLAQVKKLKARFGGRG is encoded by the coding sequence ATGAAGATTATTCACATACTTTTCCTTTTCACTCTTCTCTCATTCACAACAACCTACGCTTCTGTAAATGATTTCTGTGTAGCAAATACTAACGCTCCAGACACCCCTACAGGCTATCACTGCAAACCCCTCGCAAACATAACATCAGACGATTTCGTCTTTCACGGCTTCGTAGCCGGAAACACCAATAACTCCTTCAATGCCGCACTCTCCTCGGCATTCGTCACCGATTTTCCAGGTCTTAACGGTCTTGGAATATCGGCTGCACGACTAGACATAGCTGAAGGTGGATCGATTCCAGCGCATACTCACCCCGGTGCTACCGAATTATTGATAATGGTTCAAGGTGAAATAACTGCTGGATTTTTTACAACTAGTGCTGTTTATTCGAAGGCGTTGAAACCGGGTGATCTTATGGTTTTTCCACAAGGGATGTTGCATTTTCAAGTTAATTCTGGTATAGGACAGGCTACTGCTTTTCTTGCCTTTAGTAGTGCAAACCCTGGTGCTCAGTTGCTTGATCTTCTTTTGTTTTCGAATAATTTGTCTTCTGAAATAGTGGCACAAACTACTTTCCTTGATCTTGCACAAGTTAAGAAGCTTAAGGCTCGTTTTGGAGGAAGAGGGTAG